In Setaria italica strain Yugu1 chromosome I, Setaria_italica_v2.0, whole genome shotgun sequence, the genomic window tcccccgctcatgaaccatgaatcctaaggaTTGTCCGGCGGATGcaccgaaggcacacttattcgggttcatcttcagcccatgtttcttcatgcattccagtacctgctgcaaatcggctagatgctcctggtgtccttttgatttgactacgacatcgtcgatgtaaatttcgaccagtatgccgataagtttgtgaaatatgtaattcatggcttgctgatatgtagcgccggcattcttcaaaccgaaagtcattaccacccactcgaataaaccaaggtgacccaggcatctgaaggccgttttgggtatgtcctcttcagccattagtatctgattatatccagcgtttccatccatgaaactaataactttgtgtcccgcggcggcatctatcagcacatcggccgtcagcattgggtatccgtccatcggcgtggcctgattgagattcctgaaatcaacacatacgcggagctttccgttcttcttgtatacgggtacaatgttggagatccattcggcataacggcactgccgaataaattttgcttcgattagccttGTTATTTCAGCCtctatatcaggtagaatttttggattgcaccgccgtgcaggttgctgatacggccgatatcccagctttatgggtaaccgatgttcgacaatagatcggtctaatccgggcatctcatggtattcccaagtaaagcaatccttaaactctcttaataaatttgtcaatttacatttgtattccggatccaaatttgcactaatatacgtcggccttggcttggtgccatcgcctaaatctatcatttctaatgaatcggccgacataAACCCGTGTCCCAGATTTCCATCTtcccgggcgaactgatccatttagtctgaaTCTTCTGAGCCGACTGCTCGAATCGgatgtaggccaaaatcggacaccttcaggaaatcagtgtcccatattctcccggatatgcacttgacgttctcgtagctccactgctgcgtgtcggccgccgcgacactgtatgcggaatcggcggtaaccacctcgatgttgtcgccgacccattgcacgaggcattggtgcatcgtagacgggatgcagcaatttgcatgtatccagtctcggccaaatagcatgttgtaggaccctttgccattaataataaagaaagtagtagggagggtcttactgccgatggtgaggtcgacgcagagtgcgccgcgggcgggggacacgttgccttcgaagtccttgagcatcatatctatcCTGGTCAGGTTGTCATCACCCTTCCCTAGCTTctggaacatggcgtatggcatgatgttaaccgcaactcctccgtctactagtaatctggtgatgggtcggccgttgacatgccctttaaggaacagtgccttcaggtgttgtcgtttgtcatcttcgggcttctcgaacgtggctgtcattggctccaaagccaattgtgccatctgctcttctattgccgacatgttctgtcggtcggtaggagtcatgaattccatcggcagtatggaaaccatgctgatgtcggctaccgattcgtcgtcccccttgtcatttcttttggggcgccagacctaAGATCTGCTGTTTCTCTCATCCGCCGTAtgctgttgctcttcttcctgttgttcccactggcggagacgttggattcttcgtttttgagacttggtcaatccatcagggcaccacctggggttcactagTTTGGTCCGTGGCCTGGCGcattcccattctggttcgcgtcctaagggattctcgtctgatacctgagcatcggccatctcttcaagtcgatcGTGAACGCTGACCTTGTTTTCCGGTTGGTTGTAccgatcgaatctgccccccgACCTATCGCTTCGCTCgcgcctgtcttccgaccggtcatatcggtcatttctgccccccagccgatcacgcattggagggcgccggtcttcttgttcgcgccagttcctgctgatcggctccgGCCTTCCTTCTCTGGAGCGAGATCTCCTGAATGACCGATtattacgatacgggccgttgcactcagggcaattatcggccgatggcaacctaaggttgctttcccagcagtgaatgaagaatgggcatctccagtgatcttcatgccGTCGCATtgcctcttcccgggatcttgagcgttcctgttgccgttgatatttgtcAAGCAAAAATTTGGAAGTAACAGGCCTACGCTGTTCTCCTGATCTGTCGtattcatcctccatccgccgtttccccttgatgtcttcaggcgtcgcttgatttctggggtccacggcgccgcttttcttagccgattcggacgtcagcaccttggtttggagcgaattcttccctgtatcaaccatgttggtggggaaggggtgctggtcgatcttcatcggcttggccggctttattggaacttcaaatttgagtctgccttgctcgatggccgactgtatctgctgccgaaagattttgcattcatttgtatcgtgggaggtggcgttatgccacttgcaatatttcatcttcttcagctgttcggcagacggaatcgtatggtacggtgagagcttgatctgtcgttcctggaggagaaggtcgaagattttatcggcctttgatgcgtcaaatccgaacgtttccggtTCCTTCTTTCCGAatggacacgatatcggctttttccctttaatccattccgcaaggccgatCTCTGTCTCTTCTTCcgtttcaacctcttctaagtatgccaccttcttctggaagttcctccgtggatcaaaagggcgtacttcttgaccagacagtcggtggacgatttggcttaagctctcaaactcctgcgaagcgtatttttctttgatatgaggcaggagaccctggaaggctatatcggccaattgcgCATCGGTCAGggctagggagtagcacttgttccttaTTTCCCTGAACCTTTGCACATATGAGGAAATCGGCTCAtcgcttctctgtctgaggctggttaaatcggataGCTTCATCTCGTGTAGTCCGgtgtagaagtatttatgaaattgcctttccagatcagcccacgtaattatcgagttgggcagtaatgtagtgaaccattggaaggctgacccagacagggatgacgagaaaaggcgcacccgtagagcatcctacgccgctgcttccccacattggatgatgaacctgttcacgtgttccacagttgaggtgtcatccagccccgaaaacttagtgaaatcGAGAACTTTgcaccgatggggaaacggcagtaagtcatatgtaggcgggtatggtgtcttgtatgtgtatgtctgcatcttcggttttaaaccgaattgctcttgaatcacctccgctatgcgtgccgtccagtctggttgttgctgatggactatcggcaagggaaccggcacgtgttggtatactggcggcgggatgacctgGTGATGAGCGAAAGCGTGCGGCGCCTGATGTGTCATAGCCAGCTGCGTAGtcggggtcggctgtttgaatgaattAGCCACTTCGTCATATAGTACGAGCGGTGCAACGCCCCGAAGTACTTccgttgcttctgcccccctgctcatctccggcgtGACGGGCTGATACTGTGGCATCGTCGGTCTAATGGCCgattggaaagatgcctggagttgaggacttccatggctgaccgattgatcctggacggccgtcactgatggtgccccccaaggcactgaattcgAAAGAGGAAACTGCGCGGAGGACATCTGAACGGAACGCGGCTGGAGATATGGCACGCCGTTAGACCCCAGAGGgattgatgatgaagaagcgctgggacctccaattggaatttggatcggctgaggagccgaatAAGTTGCATTTGAATAGCTCCTGGTCGGGGCCGTAATAggtggagcatatgccggcccctggtacccttgggatacgccactagctaaggagctgatgacggcattgtataccgtattagaaatcaccggggattgatcaatgaaagcctgatagacagattgttgaaccatctcggacatcttgtccgagtcttcggtgattgtgatctggcggggagttggaaacggagtctttttgacagtttccccgctcctggtatgactgaaagattgcagacatgtcttccggtagtatgccatctgcttctccaattcttccttctggtcgtccctaaGGTCcgcttctgtcacttcgatgacgttgtcttccgagacttcagcagctttcgacatagtggcggttgtattggtcccaccgggcgtgccaaaagtgtgttggcgctagaaatcggctgatcgaattcccagcgtcggacacacgacccgggagaatctgcttaactcctgttcgggtgatcgccctggtgcggttcgcgcggtgtgccagccaatctgacctgttgattggcaaggaaagaaacgtgtcagatcccagaggttgcgatcggctaaggttccgatctcgaggtgGCTTAtcaacgaatcggccgatttgccgtaataaagaaatcggctataatgcagccgattaccaagcaacgtCGATAAAGAAAACCGCTAAAGTAATCTCAACAACgttacagtagcaacactaggaacagatctaatcggctatacgtAAAATGAATAGACTAAACGACGAAGTGCAAGAAAGCCGAAatttccaattcctagctggataactggtgataaaactagaacaacaggtaaaacctagaattctagtgaatatcgataactagtgaataaatctaaacgaaacgacagcgatgcacccgaaatTAAAGCTTAGACATtattcgataaacggaacttacaagatcggccggaggtcaagttgatgcagccccgccaacccgtacgaactcgtgaaaaagaagaaaagtattggcgaagtcgccggcttgaaagtaagcacgaggaaatagtagtttgttgtattgagttgatgatgattacagatctacaatggtggctatttatagcctgttacaaacgacttcttatctgactagaactctatctctaattttaaaacaaaaaacgaatatttacaagtacgactcgtactaggtcgattatcgcgCTCTTCATGGATTgactccctcttcatcttcataatcctctttaggcccacaccggcccaatggctccagcctcctaatcggccgatttctactcACTCCATCGGCAAGGAACAACCGATTAGGGCCCACATGCCggggctctgactactccgatcctgggacctaaggtcgggcgaggcggatatcCTCCTTCGGagggtcgagcgcatccgacccaggactcaggggtcgggcgaggtggagctgaACCCTTAAAGGGTAACCGGCCGATCcctgactgtagcaccaatcggccgattttcaaccgtgacctctgtgtcttatCGCATcctctgatttcttcctttcttgtcgCCGATttcacacgtgtcaaaatctggcgtcaacaggtaGTATCGagcaagtccaaggaaactcctaaTCTCTATCATTGTTCGAGGCAGTTCCCACTTTAACACATCTCTGACTTTCCCTGGGTCGACTGCAATACCTCCATTGGTGATGACATATCCAAGAAATGAAACTTCACTCAACCAACTTagcatacaactgatgttcTCTAAGCTTCTGTAGCACAAGTCTCAGGTGTTCCTCATGCTCCTCTTCATTCTTGGAGTATATCAAAATATCATCaataaagacaaccacaaacTTATCCAAATACTCCATAAACACCTTATTCATAAGATACATGAAGTAGGCGAGGGCATTAGTCAAGCCAAAAGACATCATTGTatactcatacagtccatatctaGCAGTAAATGTGGTCTTGGAAATGTCTGACGGCCTGATATTCATCTGATGGTATCCTGATCGCAGATCAATCTTCGAGAAaaccttggctcctctcatctgatcaaaTAGATCTTCAATCCAAGgtagtggatacttgttcttgatggtcatcTCATTAAGTGATATGTAGTCCACACATATCCTTTTAGTACCATCTTTCTTCTCTACAAATAAAACCGGTGCTCCCTAAGGTAACGAACTAGGATGGAGCGCTTATCTAATAGTTCCTTCAGTTGTTTCTTAAGCTCTTGTAACTCATCACTCGACATTCTACATGGTCTCTTGGAaataggtgcagtaccaggtatAAGATCAATAACAAACTCCACTTCTCGGTTTGGTGGCATGCCTGGTAGATCATCGGGGAAGACGTCTAAGAACTCACACAGCACTCTAATGTCTTTTATGGCAATATCCTTTAGCTGATTGATCACACGCGCCATTTTTGATGGTAACCCAGCCACAAATTCAATCCTTTGTCCTTGAGGGTTTGTAAGAAGCACTGATCTCTTGGCACACTGAATTAGTCCATCAAATGTACTCAACCATCCCATTCCAAGGATGACATTGATGCCAGTTGATTCCAAAACTATAAGGTCAGCTAGAAAGTCTACCTCTTTTACATTTATGTTGACCTTTGGACAAATGTAGCTTGCTCTTATCTCACCACCAGGAGAATATATTAACATGGTATTCTTCATGGTGTACTTGGGTAAGCTCTGTCTTGATGTATACTGAGAAGTAACAAATGAATGTGTGGTACCAGAGTCAAACAGAAACCGTGGCAGGCATTGAGTTGATAAAGAACATGCCAAGAACGACCTCCTGAGCCTTCTAAACACTCTCTGAAGTCACATGGTTCATCTTACCATGTATGTAGTCATGTTGTCCAACATTTTATTCAGGTTAGTTTCCATTTCACACTTTCGATCTTCGCCAGTTTCGACTCCTAGAACCATTGCTGAATTGCCTTTGGAGATTCTGAGTATCCTTCCTAGGACAGTTGTTGGCAAAGTGACCAATTTCTCCATAGCTAAAGCATTCCTTTCCCTTGGAAGTGCAAGGGGTACTGGTCTCCATCAGGATATTACTAGGATGGATCTGGAAATTATCTTGAACCTCTGGATCGGGGTGCTTGAACACATCCCACTCCCTGGAGTAACATGAGTGGTTACACAGTTGAGTACAATGGGGGCgagtgatcaaggacacaactTGGCTTCCTTAAAGTCCTATTGCTGTTCAGAGTCTTCGAAGTCTTCTTGAGATTTCTCGAACTATGCTCCTTCTAGCGTCACACAATCATCCAAAGCAActaaacaagcaaacaaatacatCTAAaaagaaacagtacaccaaacaatAAACATGTACTAAAAAGTAGCACAAAAATAATCTACACGTTAAGATGATCACGTGAGCAAAAGAATCACtcaaaaaaagttaaaacgcaAAAGATATGACTTAACAAAGCTCTAGGCACTTGCTGACGAGGCTTAGAAACTTTTAGGGGCTTAACTGTGAGAAACCGAGGATCTAAATGCGATAAAACCAAAGATTGAACTGGATCTCGGGATTTAAGACTTTCTCGGGGGCTAAACCATAAACTTGCTACCTCATCTTGAACCTTCGCTTGTTTGGCCCGTGCAGCTAGTCCAAGCTTCCCGGCGACGGCTGGCTAGGGGAAGGATGCGCGCGCAGCAACGCTAGGCTGTGCCTGGGCAGCGGAGgcgagcggtggtggtggcggtgctagCAGGGGCGTGGCGCAGGAGGTGGCTAGGCGACAGCTCGAGCACGCGGGATAGCGAGGCGCGAGGCGCGGCAGCTAGATGGCGGTGAGGCGTAGGCGGCTAGGCGCGTAGGGTCGGGCTGCGGCGGACGGCGAGCACGGCACAGCTCGGGCCCAGGAGGTAGTAGGCCAGGCGTGGGCGCCCAGGAGGCAGCGACACAGGGCCATAGCCATGGTCGGCAAACAAGAATAGAGAGAGAAATTATGGGAATAAAAAGAGGGATTCGTCGAGAACGACCTCCAAACTTGCTCTTCAATGGCAAAATGGAATAAGGATGACAAGACGAACGCGTCGGTGCGCTCAGTTTGAACGGCAAAACGGAACAAGGATGACAAGACGAACGCGTCGGTGCGCTCACCTTTAACTGAGGATTGACGGTTTCGCCGGATTTTCTGGTCGGGAAGTTCGCCTAAATTTAAAATATTGATATGTTCAGCGTCGAATTGTGGGAGTTAGGGTTGTCCAAATGTGGGGTTTGTGGTGTTGGATAAGCGTCAGGTCGAGTTGAAGtccgattttttttcctcttttttctaaTTTCGGGAATTAATTTTGGATTcaaaaacaattccagaaaatCCTTAAATAGTAattaaatcatgaaaaatactcAAAAACTCCCAAAAATTCAGGAAAATTTCTGGAGATGAGTTGGAAATGaggaacccaaataaaatacttggaactCCTGAAAGAGTtgtagaaccatccaaaaattggattaagctctagaacaatgagaataaatttcagaaaaatctgaaaaattctcagAGGAACCTAATCATTGTCTGAAcgcatttttgaactttttaCACTTAAGGAATAAGTTATGgcatttttgaactttttaCACTTAAGGAATAAGTTATGCAACCAGCATGAACGCAACACACTTAAACCTATGGTTCATTAAGTGAATTTTAGAAAAAGATtttaatgcctaataaattcacaAAGAAACCTTAAGGCCTTAAACGAACTCAAAAAATTCTAGagaaattttaattaatttttattaacTTGCAAATGATGAAAATTAGAGTGTTACATTCGTAGAAACATCCACGAAGAGTCTCATGGAGCTCAGATTCTAGTGGATGAAGTAGTACAACAGGCAATTGTAGTGTTGAAGATTTAACAAACCAGCCAACCAGATCGATGGATCACTGAACGCAAAGCTTGGTTGATGTCTCCAGGACAATACAACATGTAGTACTACTAGGATGTACATGTACACAAATTCAAGAGGAGCAAAACATATGGCGACTTTATCAACAGTAGACAACTGGAGATGAATGATAAAGCGAGATCATGGCGCGCAAATTAAACAACCTAAGCTCCGGTACGGCCAACAAAATAATTACAGTTACCACCTCTATCTACTGCCAATTATCCATCCAAATTCATCCATTTTCATGATATTACTCAACAAGTTTGTTAGAATAATCTTATGAACAAACCTATCTGATATCTACTCTACGGATAACAGCAGTTACATACAGTACAGACATGGGTTGCATTGCATTTACGCCCATCCATTGTCACAGATTGTCATCTACCTGCAGACAGCTCTATCGCTTCCTGATTATAGACAGAGTCCTCTCCCCAGTCAAACCTCCGCTGCATTCGCTCGTAATCCTGCCTTCTTGTCACCTCCACCTGCTGCCACTCCTCCCACCGCTCTGCCAAGCCCTCACCTTCCAGCATCCTAACCACTTCTGACATGGATGGCCGGTCCTCTGGTGATGCCTGTGTGCACAGAAGTGCTATCTGTATAATCATTTCAAGCTCCTCGTTGTCATAATTCTGATTCAGGTTGCCATCCACAATTGAGTCTAGCTGCCCTTCTCTCTGCAGCTTCTTTACCTGCATTTAGTTACAGGCACATTGTAACATACACAGGAATCAGATATTCATATTGCATCAAGGATGGAACCATTTTAAAATAATTACTACCCAAAGAGGCAAAGGGCAAAGCTATCCAATTTTCAGAAAAATAAACAAGACTTACGTGATCAAGCAATAGCacatcatcttcctcttccaACCGTGAGAAGTCTATGGCCCGCTGACCAGTCACAAGTTCAAGAAGCATGATCCCATAGCCAAAAACATCAGTCCGCTCAGACGACTTCCCTGTGGACAGGTACTCAGGCGCTATGTGACCCATCGTTCCACGGACTTGTGTTGTCACAGATGTCTTCTGCACATCTACTAACTTTGCGAGGCCAAAATCACCAACAACAGGCTCAAAATCCTCGTCAAGCAATACATTCGCAGCTTTTACATCACGGTGTATGATCTTGGGGTTGCAGTGTTCATGCAGATACTCCAGTCCACGAGCTGTGCCTATAGCCACCTGTTTCCTTTCAGGCCAGTCTAGGATGGGTTCTCCAGGCTTAAATTCTGGATAACATTTGGAACATTGAACGCATGACATGAGACCAACATTAAATAATGAACAGAAAAGGAGGCTAAACAAGTCAATATTTTAATGATTCATGGGAAAATTTGTTATATATTGATATAACAGATCAAGTCCATTAACAAAAGGCTTAGCTAAAATGTGAATTGAGAAGTTCAATGACCATATGCAAATCAGCAAATGGTGAAGTTCTACCTGTACTACATAAGAGCAAGGAAATActagagaaaattccttatatGTAATGTAATAATAGTGGAACATCTTAGCAAACTACATAGAGGAGGGGTGCACAGACAAATACAAAAATTTATACCTCTTAAGCGGTATGCAACACTCAAATTCTGCATAAATGGATAGACCAGCAGACGCTCTGTTTGCGTCGTGCAGAAGCCAATCAACCTTAGGAGATTACGGTGAACTGCAACACTAATCAGCTCGACCTCACGCAAGAAGGCAGCTTCCCCACCAGGACTCTCATAGTCAGTCAATCGTTTTACAGCAATCTTTGTGGCGTCTGGAAGAACACCCTTGTAGACTTTACCGAAACCTCCCTGTCCAAGAACATTTCTTTCATTGAAATTATCAGTTGCAATCTGCAGTTCTCTCCATGCAAATCTTTTCAGCTGGCCAAACGCAATTCGTCGATCATCCTCGCCTGCAGATCATGAATTGTTATATAGCTTAGGTCAATTCATAAAGTTCCAATGCAAACTTGAATCTCTTATGATTAATTCAACACCCAATCAATCAAGGCGCTGTTCATGTATTTTGATTAAGGGGTACGTTTACTTGCTAGTTTCTGGTGGCAATAAAATTTATAATTTTGAAGAGATAACGCTTGCACCAAGAGTCCAAGACATTAGTAAGACTACTGACTACTGTAGAAGACAAAAAAAACATCAACTACAAGGGCATGGAACCTGCTACATCCACAAAAACTTCCCGCAGATGGCTTCTCCTCCTTGCATTACAGATTAGAAACAGAACTCCCACAATAAGAAGGCCTATTACTCCACCAACTGTTCCAAGTATCAAGCCAACTTTTGAGCTATGAGACCCACCTGTAAGATGATGATTGTAGAATAATTAGGAATCTCATAATATATAAGGCAACAATATGTTCTAACAGACAAACTACAATGCATTGGTAAATTCATAAATAGTCATAATACAACTTACTCTGATAGGACATGCTGGAAGCACAAGATTGGGGGAAATTGGGTCCACAATTTAAGTGATTCCCAGAAAAACTGTTCATGGAAAAAGGGAATTTTATCAACCACTCAGGATTAAGAAACAAACATAGAATAAAAAAACATTAAGAGCAAATTTGGCATACTTGTAACGTGCTACTTGAAACAGCGAATCAGGTATCTGACCAGTTAAATTATTATATGCCAGGCGGCTGTCATTGAAACATAATTTTGTTAAACACATGACAAGAACAATTAAATGAATTCGAGTGATCAGAAACTTGAAAGGGTATCATACTCAGCCAAAAAGGATAGTCTTACATGTCTGTCAAGCTTGAAATGTTTGCTATGCTATCAGGAATTGGCCCATTAAAACCATTTTGACTCAATATCCTGGTTacgaggaagaaaggaagaaaacatgAGAACGTTGCATCATTATAACTCTATTTATAAGAAGGGAACGCTGACTTTCAAATACTTACAACAGCTGTAGCTTAGAAAGGTTGCCAAGAGAAGCTGGTATTTCTCCAGCTAAAAGGTTGTCTTCTAAATCTAAGCTTGTCAAACTAGAAAGGTTACCAAACTCCTCAGGTATGCTACCGGTAATCCTGTTACCAGCTAGTGACCTGCAAGATCATATGCTACATAGTTTCATAGTAGTCTGAGAGAAGGATTAGGAAATAAAATTGCACCAAGCTTGAACATGTAGGACACACATCTACAGGTAATAGTCACAACTTGTACCAATTCTTCTAAACTACAATGTGTTCATCCTAGTTTACTTGCATAGATGGCTAGCCTACTTTTATATTGTTTcattaaaaaagaaagaaaaaacagttTGGCTAAAGACATAAAGAAAAGCTAGACATGTCTATCCACTGAAGCAACTTAGAAAAACAAGATTCAATTGAGGAACTGATTCCTAGACAACCCAAGGTTTCTGGACTTTAGTCAATGTAATCGTAATGCATGTGTTCATTCTAtaaatttctaattttgaacGACATAAAGTAATTCtctggaaaaaaaagaactcatTAGTTCCAATAATTTAATAAATGTAGTGTTGTCCACTTTCATGTTTAGAAAAGTGATTATGTCAAAAGTACTATTTAATTGAGCGAATAACAGATTGTACTCACAGGACACTCAAATATTGGAGTTCTCCAATTCTTGGTGACAATACACCAGTAAATCCCCGTGCAGCCAATGTTCTAGGGGATAGCATCAAGATGAGTCAGCAAAATAAACAGGATCAGAACCAAAGGAAATGCTCCAACAACATCAGAATATAACAAaagcaaagaaaggaagaagatacAGGGTATCCAACTTACACTTGAACAACATTGTTGCTACTGTCACAAATCACAGAATTCCATGTGCAAGGGTTAACTTGATTTTGGTTCCAATCAGAAAGTTGGCCACCGGTAGCATTCAGTTTTTGTTTCATATCATATAAAGCATCCCCTGCAAAGCAAAGTCAGTTATTCAGTTTTGATAAGGTACTTTAGAATTGAAACCTAAAGATCCAACCAACGCTTAGCCAGCATTAAATGTCTACATCACCCCCGAAGGATCCAAAATAACTTGGTTTCTCCATGTCCAACAACTAACTTATATGTCCATCCAAGGCTTAAACACTAAGGAATACAGTTTCCATTAATTAATAGTGTAAAAATGAAGACAAATGCATGTTTTTTTCACTACTGAGAGAGTCAGAACTCACAAATCCAAAGACATTATCCAACACACCATATACTAGTGTGTTATATGAACATTGCCATATAGA contains:
- the LOC101778556 gene encoding LRR receptor kinase SERK2 isoform X2 gives rise to the protein MKQKLNATGGQLSDWNQNQVNPCTWNSVICDSSNNVVQVTLAARGFTGVLSPRIGELQYLSVLSLAGNRITGSIPEEFGNLSSLTSLDLEDNLLAGEIPASLGNLSKLQLLILSQNGFNGPIPDSIANISSLTDIRLAYNNLTGQIPDSLFQVARYNFSGNHLNCGPNFPQSCASSMSYQSGSHSSKVGLILGTVGGVIGLLIVGVLFLICNARRRSHLREVFVDVAGEDDRRIAFGQLKRFAWRELQIATDNFNERNVLGQGGFGKVYKGVLPDATKIAVKRLTDYESPGGEAAFLREVELISVAVHRNLLRLIGFCTTQTERLLVYPFMQNLSVAYRLREFKPGEPILDWPERKQVAIGTARGLEYLHEHCNPKIIHRDVKAANVLLDEDFEPVVGDFGLAKLVDVQKTSVTTQVRGTMGHIAPEYLSTGKSSERTDVFGYGIMLLELVTGQRAIDFSRLEEEDDVLLLDHVKKLQREGQLDSIVDGNLNQNYDNEELEMIIQIALLCTQASPEDRPSMSEVVRMLEGEGLAERWEEWQQVEVTRRQDYERMQRRFDWGEDSVYNQEAIELSAGR
- the LOC101778556 gene encoding LRR receptor kinase SERK2 isoform X1, with the protein product MRKLGFAVLILVVSLPCFSASDRQGDALYDMKQKLNATGGQLSDWNQNQVNPCTWNSVICDSSNNVVQVTLAARGFTGVLSPRIGELQYLSVLSLAGNRITGSIPEEFGNLSSLTSLDLEDNLLAGEIPASLGNLSKLQLLILSQNGFNGPIPDSIANISSLTDIRLAYNNLTGQIPDSLFQVARYNFSGNHLNCGPNFPQSCASSMSYQSGSHSSKVGLILGTVGGVIGLLIVGVLFLICNARRRSHLREVFVDVAGEDDRRIAFGQLKRFAWRELQIATDNFNERNVLGQGGFGKVYKGVLPDATKIAVKRLTDYESPGGEAAFLREVELISVAVHRNLLRLIGFCTTQTERLLVYPFMQNLSVAYRLREFKPGEPILDWPERKQVAIGTARGLEYLHEHCNPKIIHRDVKAANVLLDEDFEPVVGDFGLAKLVDVQKTSVTTQVRGTMGHIAPEYLSTGKSSERTDVFGYGIMLLELVTGQRAIDFSRLEEEDDVLLLDHVKKLQREGQLDSIVDGNLNQNYDNEELEMIIQIALLCTQASPEDRPSMSEVVRMLEGEGLAERWEEWQQVEVTRRQDYERMQRRFDWGEDSVYNQEAIELSAGR